From one Pararge aegeria chromosome 21, ilParAegt1.1, whole genome shotgun sequence genomic stretch:
- the LOC120633434 gene encoding uncharacterized protein LOC120633434, whose product MNVSQYKHFRIRDSNDYAMDIEEFIKSIEMQFKIDFTSLSQWRKLIELMNIVQTEFKTKIRYSANRKHEIIRNIYIQNSRPSPFELTDKFARTSKVWQDMKLRLEKRQVSKVKDEPFVIHCDEMNETSELIDEISANESLAHPNTEEGQSKYLLEERTDTELEPKSSNSFHPIAICTNQHKIISSITSNYTPLENRDIGLSKTQLPVQLQSAMKNSLLPIYTNLVRSYPDKIIITNNTLKKQSVKLFLTNCCTEKLYLRILKISDCSHFNNIEVLPCTPSVLFPGLTAVLKIKYTLKNKNNDNFVSSLHFKIARNLLYESSEEGICIPIVSSFIQSRTIAVTEKVFIHPNYSWHVTPKLGYPKAIVHIINKDDAGYYLHIRKRNVDFTKEFGESIKSDEVITPDSESLEQRLEDTELELQNTILFSTNAKQMKSINFDKLNNDYDSVNTVDIVELVLKDLIDVALEPFIFKQTFVRILPRSRKFVFVYFTKVHHIGFHQSYYDFIFTDSKDGDITITKTVKVFSEVLPHPIALQPKILDMSKSPVKFGYWEDYFTITNSHNIFPVTIKITTAMKMKKLFNIIPMETLIPKQSSANFCVKIRSKTSKKTIGLDDLAYFTIKIIIIGHKSVYKDVPPFFYEIIAPCGEEFKRVYGAKYFSDSSQINVSDEIESCENVNVLI is encoded by the coding sequence atgaATGTATCGCAATACAAACACTTTCGAATTAGAGATAGTAATGATTATGCTATGGACAtagaagaatttataaaatctataGAAATGcaattcaaaattgattttaCTTCGTTGTCACAGTGGAGGAAACTTATTgaattgatgaatattgttCAGACGgagtttaaaactaaaattagatATTCTGCTAATCGTAAACATGAAATCATACGAAACATTTATATACAAAACTCAAGACCCTCTCCATTTGAATTAACAGATAAATTTGCAAGAACTTCTAAAGTGTGGCAAGATATGAAACTAAGGCTCGAAAAACGTCAAGTTTCTAAAGTAAAAGACGAACCTTTCGTTATACATTGTGATGAAATGAATGAAACGTCAGAATTAATTGATGAAATAAGTGCGAATGAATCTCTTGCACATCCTAATACAGAAGAAGGACAATCAAAATATCTTTTAGAAGAAAGAACGGATACTGAACTAGAGCCTAAATCTTCTAATTCTTTTCACCCAATAGCTATATGCACAAATCAGCATAAAATCATTTCTTCAATCACTTCAAATTACACACCCTTGGAAAATCGAGACATTGGGCTCAGTAAAACCCAGCTACCAGTCCAGCTACAGAGTGCTATGAAAAATTCATTACTTCCAATTTACACAAACCTAGTCAGATCTTATCcggataaaataattataacgaaTAACACTCTAAAGAAACAGTCTgtgaaattatttttgacaaattgTTGCACTGAAAAGTTGTATTTAAGAATACTAAAAATTTCAGATTGTTCacattttaataacattgaGGTACTTCCTTGTACCCCATCGGTACTTTTTCCAGGATTAACAGCCGTTTTAAAGATTAAATATACACTTAAAAACAAGAATAATGATAATTTCGTTTCATCGctacattttaaaattgctcGTAATTTGCTCTATGAATCGTCTGAAGAAGGTATTTGCATACCAATTGTAAGTAGTTTTATACAATCGAGGACCATAGCAGTAACcgaaaaagtttttattcatCCAAATTATAGTTGGCACGTAACACCAAAACTTGGATACCCAAAAGCAATTGTTCATATAATAAACAAAGATGATGctggatattatttacatataaggAAAAGAAATGTAGACTTTACGAAAGAATTTGGCGAAAGTATCAAATCAGATGAAGTAATAACTCCGGACTCTGAGAGTTTAGAACAAAGGCTAGAAGACACAGAGCTGGAACtccaaaatacaattttattttcaacaaatGCTAAACAAATGAAAAGTATTAATTTTGACAAATTAAACAATGATTATGATTCAGTAAATACTGTTGATATAGTTgaattagttttaaaagatttgatAGATGTTGCTCTtgaaccttttatttttaagcaaacaTTTGTTCGCATTCTACCTCGCTCTAGGAAATTCGTTTTCGTATATTTTACAAAAGTGCATCATATAGGATTTCATCAAAGTTACTATGATTTCATATTTACTGACTCTAAAGACGGTGATATAACTATAACTAAAACAGTTAAAGTTTTTTCTGAAGTGCTGCCTCATCCTATTGCCCTACAGCCGAAAATACTTGATATGAGTAAATCACCAGTCAAATTTGGTTATTGGGAAGATTACTTCACTATTACAAATTCACACAACATTTTTCCGGtgacaattaaaataacaacagccatgaaaatgaaaaagttatttaacataattccaATGGAAACTTTAATTCCCAAACAATCAAGCGCAAACTTTTGTGTTAAGATACGTTctaaaacaagtaaaaaaacCATAGGACTTGATGATTTAGCATATTTcacgataaaaattataattattggaCACAAATCCGTCTATAAAGACGTTCCTCCATTTTTCTATGAAATTATCGCACCATGCGGGGAAGAGTTCAAACGAGTTTACGGAGCAAAATATTTCAGTGATTCAAGTCAAATAAATGTCAGTGATGAAATCGAATCTTGCgaaaatgttaatgttttaatttaa